The proteins below are encoded in one region of Garra rufa chromosome 12, GarRuf1.0, whole genome shotgun sequence:
- the boka gene encoding bcl-2-related ovarian killer protein homolog A, with amino-acid sequence MKGMEMLRRSSVFAAEVMDVFDRSPTDKELVSQAKVLCRDYIHSRLHRAGIGWSKPDHGSGGTLAEVSSVLLWLGDELEYLRPNVYRNVARQLNITIASESIVSDAFLAVAAEIFSTGVTWGKIVSLYAVAGALAVDCVRHGHPAMVHTIVDCMGEFVRKSLVSWLKRRGGWADITKCVVNTDPSFRSHWLVAAACACGHYLKAVVFYLLREK; translated from the exons ATGAAGGGCATGGAGATGTTGCGCCGCTCCTCAGTGTTTGCGGCTGAAGTCATGGATGTGTTTGATCGCTCTCCCACGGATAAGGAGCTCGTCTCTCAGGCTAAAGTCTTGTGTAGGGATTATATTCACTCCAGACTCCATCGGGCTGGAATCGGGTGGTCGAAACCAGACCACGGATCCGGAGGAACACTGGCTGAGGTGTCTTCAGTTCTTCTGTGGTTGG GTGATGAGCTGGAGTACCTGCGACCCAATGTGTACCGCAACGTAGCAAGACAGCTCAACATCACAATTGCCTCTGAGAGTATAGTCTCCGATGCCTTTTTGGCTGTCGCTGCAGAGATCTTCTCTACAG GTGTAACATGGGGGAAGATTGTGTCTCTGTATGCCGTGGCCGGAGCTCTAGCTGTGGACTGTGTTCGGCACGGGCATCCAGCAATGGTGCACACCATTGTTGACTGCATGGGCGAGTTTGTTCGCAAGAGCCTTGTGTCGTGGTTAAAGAGGAGAGGAGGCTGG GCGGACATCACAAAGTGTGTGGTCAATACAGACCCCAGTTTCCGTTCTCATTGGCTGGTGGCAGCTGCCTGTGCCTGCGGTCACTACCTCAAGGCTGTGGTCTTCTACCTGCTGAGAGAAAAATAA
- the atg4b gene encoding cysteine protease ATG4B, producing the protein MDAATLTYDSLRFGEIEDFPETSEPVWILGQQFSALTEKDDILADVTSRLWLTYRKNFQPIGGTGPTSDTGWGCMLRCGQMILGQALICRHLGRDWRWSPGQRQRAEYISILNAFIDKKDSYYSIHQIAQMGVGEGKSIGQWYGPNTVAQVLKKLSVFDSWSRLAVHVAMDNTVVIEEIKRLCMPWLDFDRGACAYSEEPREMNGDLEGACALAEEETALWKPLVLLIPLRLGLSDINEAYIEPLKQCFMMPQSLGVIGGKPNSAHYFIGFVGDELIYLDPHTTQPAVDPNEDGQFPDDSYHCQHPPCRMHICELDPSIAAGFFCQTEDDFDDWCAQIRKVSNCRGLPMFELVDSQPSHLITTDVLNLTPDFSDSDRLERFFDSEDEEFEILSL; encoded by the exons ATGGATGCAG CTACTCTCACATACGACTCATTGCGCTTCGGAGAGATCGAAGATTTCCCAGAGACCTCTGAGCCTGTCTGGATTTTGGGACAGCAGTTCAGCGCACTAACAG AGAAGGATGATATACTGGCAGACGTCACCTCACGTTTGTGGCTCACGTATAGAAAGAACTTCCAGCCAATTG GTGGCACTGGGCCCACTTCGGACACCGGTTGGGGGTGCATGCTTCGATGTGGACAGATGATTCTTGGGCAAGCCTTGATCTGCAGGCATCTAGGTAGAG ACTGGAGGTGGAGTCCAGGTCAGCGGCAGAGAGCAGAATATATCAGCATTCTCAATGCCTTCATTGACAAGAAGGACAGCTATTATTCCATCCATCAAATAG CTCAAATGGGTGTTGGTGAGGGCAAGTCTATAGGGCAATGGTATGGTCCAAATACAGTGGCACAGGTACTCAA GAAACTGTCAGTTTTTGACTCCTGGAGCCGACTGGCAGTTCATGTAGCTATGGACAATACTGTGGTCATAGAAGAAATCA AGAGGTTGTGTATGCCGTGGCTGGACTTCGACAGGGGTGCATGTGCGTATTCTGAAGAGCCTCGGGAAATGAATGGCGATCTGGAGGGGGCTTGTGCTTTGGCAGAAGAGGAGACGGCTCTGTGGAAACCCCTTGTTCTGCTGATTCCACTAAGACTGGGCCTCAGTGACATCAATGAAGCCTATATTGAACCACTCAAG CAATGCTTCATGATGCCTCAGTCTTTAGGAGTAATAGGTGGGAAGCCAAACAGCGCTCACTACTTCATTGGCTTTGTAG GTGATGAGCTCATTTATCTAGACCCCCATACCACTCAGCCAGCTGTGGACCCAAATGAGGACGGTCAGTTCCCAGACGACTCCTACCACTGCCAGCACCCTCCCTGCCGAATGCACATCTGTGAGCTTGACCCCTCCATTGCTGCT GGCTTCTTCTGTCAAACAGAGGATGATTTTGATGACTGGTGTGCACAGATTCGTAAG GTTTCAAACTGTAGAGGTCTTCCTATGTTTGAATTGGTAGACAGTCAGCCATCTCATCTAATTACCACAGATGTACTTAATCTCACTCCAG ACTTCTCAGATTCAGACCGGCTCGAACGCTTCTTTGATTCTGAGGATGAAGAATTTGAAATCCTGTCTTTGTGA